From a region of the Malania oleifera isolate guangnan ecotype guangnan chromosome 12, ASM2987363v1, whole genome shotgun sequence genome:
- the LOC131144409 gene encoding nuclear intron maturase 1, mitochondrial — MPLRHIIKQLPSQALLRSVAVMRSLSSFSTSIHCPEALSSPPSAPNNLHDNQDPYSLMKEDPIQVCSDIWVRTFSDPTRKPFPNLTGFLSKFDLWVLAYQRSCAHETGSFPPRSAIHSNVLRDLLALRNAVVRGQFEWNKKTHPYIRSPNDKGLPQLISKRKLQAMLQSSTPSFQDRVVQEVLLLILEPIFEARFSQKSHAFRPGRNAHTVIRTIRSNFAGYLWFLKGDLSDIFENIDVNAVIGCVEKAVKDKKVLRLLKSALRPAVKSQSQGQTNDDLRRKTKKKSSKKKKILNENEPKPDPYWLRTFFNFAPEEAAKVPSYGHCGILSPLLANVYLNELDHMMEEKIVDYFQPSKLDSIWKHSITDGSHNAAWPEFVPSSGKEKTRKMDYIRYGGHFLIGIRGPREDAVEIRKVLVGFCQSTYGLRLDNSKVEIEHITRGIQFLDHIICRRVIYPTLRYTASGGDIVSRKGVGTLLSVTASLQQCIRQFRQLEFVKGDKDPEPLPCTPMLYSSQAHTNSQMNKFLETMADWYRYADNRKKVVGFCAYVIRSSLAKLYAARYRLKSRAKVYKIASRDLSRPLRESSNTSAPEYSDLLRMGLVDVISGVQFSRMSLIPSCDYTPFPRNWAPEHEQVLREYMRLQDPKFFCDLHRSIKQEGLTMPQEEISEIVWDYKTLGVRGDRFNSEK, encoded by the coding sequence ATGCCTCTGAGACATATAATCAAACAGCTTCCCTCCCAAGCTTTGCTCAGGTCTGTCGCCGTCATGCGCTCTCTCTCCTCATTCTCCACCAGCATCCACTGCCCCGAAGCATTGTCGTCGCCACCGTCCGCTCCAAACAACCTCCATGACAACCAAGATCCGTACTCTCTAATGAAAGAAGATCCAATCCAAGTCTGTTCCGACATCTGGGTCCGAACCTTCTCGGACCCGACTCGCAAACCTTTCCCCAACCTCACTGGTTTCCTCTCCAAATTTGACCTCTGGGTCTTGGCCTACCAACGGTCCTGTGCCCACGAGACCGGCTCTTTCCCCCCTCGCAGTGCCATACACTCTAACGTTCTCCGCGATCTCCTCGCCCTCCGAAATGCCGTTGTTCGTGGCCAATTCGAGTGGAACAAGAAGACCCATCCCTATATTCGAAGCCCTAATGACAAAGGGCTGCCTCAATTGATCTCCAAGCGTAAATTGCAAGCGATGCTGCAGTCTAGTACGCCGAGTTTTCAAGATCGGGTAGTTCAGGAGGTCTTGCTGTTGATTTTAGAGCCCATTTTTGAGGCTCGATTCTCGCAAAAATCGCATGCGTTTCGTCCGGGTCGGAATGCCCATACTGTTATTCGGACAATTCGGAGTAATTTTGCAGGGTATTTATGGTTCCTGAAAGGCGATTTGAGTGATATATTCGAGAACATTGATGTAAATGCGGTGATAGGGTGTGTGGAGAAGGCTGTAAAGGATAAGAAAGTTCTACGTTTGCTGAAATCGGCGCTTCGTCCGGCGGTTAAGAGTCAATCACAAGGCCAAACTAATGATGACTTGAGAAGGAAGACAAAAAAGAAGagttctaaaaagaaaaaaattctgaATGAAAATGAGCCTAAACCAGACCCGTATTGGTTAAGAACATTCTTTAATTTTGCGCCCGAGGAGGCTGCAAAGGTGCCCTCTTATGGTCACTGTGGAATTCTTAGTCCTCTACTGGCTAATGTTTATCTTAACGAGTTAGATCATATGATGGAGGAGAAGATAGTGGACTATTTTCAGCCATCAAAACTTGATTCAATATGGAAACATTCAATTACCGATGGTAGCCATAATGCTGCGTGGCCAGAATTTGTTCCATCAAGTGGCAAAGAGAAAACAAGGAAAATGGATTACATACGTTATGGGGGTCATTTCTTGATTGGGATTCGAGGTCCTCGTGAGGATGCAGTGGAAATTCGGAAAGTTTTGGTTGGATTTTGCCAGAGCACGTATGGTCTGAGGTTGGATAATTCAAAGGTAGAGATAGAGCACATAACCAGGGGAATTCAGTTTCTGGACCATATAATTTGCCGCCGGGTGATTTACCCTACACTTCGTTACACTGCAAGTGGAGGTGATATTGTAAGCAGAAAGGGTGTTGGGACTTTGCTTTCGGTTACTGCCAGCTTACAACAATGCATTCGTCAATTCAGGCAACTCGAGTTCGTTAAGGGTGATAAGGATCCTGAGCCACTGCCTTGCACTCCGATGCTTTACTCAAGTCAAGCTCATACCAATTCCCAGATGAACAAATTCCTTGAAACCATGGCAGATTGGTACAGATATGCAGACAACCGCAAAAAGGTTGTTGGTTTTTGTGCTTATGTGATCCGTAGTTCTCTGGCTAAGCTTTATGCTGCGAGGTATAGACTGAAATCCCGTGCCAAGGTTTACAAAATTGCATCACGTGATCTAAGCCGTCCACTGAGGGAGAGTAGCAACACTTCTGCACCGGAATATTCAGACTTGTTGAGGATGGGACTTGTGGATGTCATCAGTGGTGTTCAATTCTCGCGCATGTCTTTGATCCCATCTTGTGATTACACTCCATTTCCAAGGAATTGGGCGCCAGAACATGAGCAGGTATTGCGCGAGTATATGAGACTGCAAGACCCAAAATTCTTCTGTGATCTACACAGATCAATTAAACAAGAGGGTCTAACTATGCCTCAAGAGGAAATATCTGAGATTGTGTGGGACTATAAAACTCTCGGAGTCCGGGGCGATCGGTtcaatagtgaaaaataa